A stretch of DNA from Cytobacillus luteolus:
CTGATTTAAAACGCTCTGCCAGAGAGTATACGACAGCTTGTACAGAATCAAATTGCCCTGAAGTACGACAAGTGTTTCAGCAACTTTTACAAGATACATTAAATCTACAAAACCAAACATATCAATTAATGTCACAGCAAGGCTGGTATAACACATCTTCATCTGCTGCGAATAGTGAAATTACTAAACAAATCCAAACATATCAGCAAACGCAAATGCAAACGAATCAAATGGTACAAAGCAATTTAGGAATGAGCTAATAAAACTTTTAGAAAAGAGGAAACGACATTGCAAAATCAAGAAGAGCAAGGATTTTCACCAGATGAATTTAAATTATCAAAATCAGGCTTTGACCCAGCTATGCCAGGACATAACAATCCACATATGGATAAAATGATCCTTCGTCAAGAGCCTAGAACTGCCAAAAAACAAGGATGTGGCATTAGTCTTCCATATGAGACACGCTTAGAAATGGGCTTACAGTTGGATGAACATTTATGTGCATTAAATGTGGCATTACATCAATATACGAAGCACCACTGGTTAACGGAGGGTGCTGAGTCTTTTGGTAGCCTTCACCATATTTTAGATGAGCATATCGAAGTAACTCAAAAACACATCGATGATGTTGGAGAACGTGTTGCTCGTTTAGGAGTTGTGCCAACAGCCCACCCTGTAACACAACATGAGATTTCGTATATTAAACACGAAGCAGAAGGCCGTTATACAATGCGTGACTTCCTTCGAAACGACCTTGAGCATGAAATCAAAATTCAAGGCATGTTACGAAAAACCATTAAGCGAGCACATGAATTGAATGACTTTGGAACGGTTCAAGTGTTAGAAGAAGTGTTATTAAAACGAGAAGATTTAGGCTATCACATTTGGAGCCTGTTAGAAGATGATACATTAGTTCGTGGAATGAGTCATCTGCTTGACCAAGAAGGTAATATTGCTACTAATCGTCATTTGAATGACAATTTGAATTAATGAATGTGAAAGAGAGGATGAATCGTTGTGAGTTCATCCTTTTTTATTTTGGGCTGAAGAGATTTTTAAGAAAGAATAGGGCTATTCTCAAGAATCCATTGGCTATCGAAGGAAACCTGGAACTCTATCAGCGCACAAGTGCCTGCAGGGTCTCGTGTTAACCTTAAAAAGCAGTGGATTCTGACTCGTTGTCTAGTACTTGAGCTCAACCTGTCCGAATAAGCAGTGGATTCGGACTGGTTGTCCAGTACCCGAGCGCAATCTGTCCGTATAACCTATGGATTGGGACTCGTTGTCCAGAAATCGAGCGCAACCTGTCTGAATAAGCTATGGATTCGAACTCGTTGTTCAGAAATCGAGCGCAACCTGTCTGAATAACCTATATAGAAAAAATGAAACCTAAACTACTTCCCCATCGTATATACATAACAAAGCGAGACATTAAAACCTAATGCCCCACAAATCGAGAGGTGATCATATTGTTTGATTTATTGCTTGAAATATCGAATTTTTCAACAATCTATACAATTTATATGAGCATTCTCTTAGGCATTGCTCTTGTTTACACACTTAAATGGGATCCTAACTTTACGCGCCTAAACTCTCATATTTCAATAAAAGATGAATTTGAATTATACGTCATCTCAAAACTTACGATAAATACAAAAGTGATAAATTGGGTCGTTACTTGGATTCATCACATTATTAAAAAATACATATACTCCGATCTTGATATCGAAGATTCTTTCTTTCTCCTTAAACATTCATAAAGTTTAAAAATGTAGGAGGAAGATAGAGTTGAAGAAGATATTTGGAGTTTTGGTTTTAGTTAGTATTTTTATGCTTTTAACAGGTTGTCAGCAAACTACTGGGAGTGATGTAAACCTATTTCACACATACCTTGTTGAACCTTTTATCATAGCGATTGAGAGCATTGCTGGTGTTTTTAACGATAATTATGGAATAGCGATTATCATCATTACGGTGGTTCTTCGTTTAGTGATCATGCCGTTTATGCTAAAGCAATATAGAGTTCAGCAAGAGATGAAAGGGAAGATGGAATCCCTAAAACCTGAAATGCAAGCCATTCAAGAAAAGCTAAAAGAATCAAAGGATAAAGCAGAACAACAGCAGTTGCAACAAGACATGTTTAAACTTTATCAAAAGCATGGTGTAAATCCGTTAAACATGGGTTGTTTACCGATCCTTATTCAAATGCCAATCTTGATGGGTCTATTTTATGCAATCAGTGGATCACATGAAATTTCGACACATTCATTTCTATGGTTTAGCCTAGGTCAGCCAGATATCATGATTACTGCCATAGCTGGTGTTGTCTACTACCTACAGTTCAAGGTTTCACAAAGCACAATGCCAGTGGAGCAACAGAAGCAGTTTAAATTAATTGGATTACTTTCACCAATTATGATTGTCATTTTCTCGTTTACTGCTCCAGCAGCATTGCCACTTTATTGGGCAGTGGGGGGTCTGTTTTTAATTTTACAGACGGTTGTTAGCAGGAAAATGTATGCTTCTACAATTGGTAAACAGCCAGTGATAGAAACAGCTGGTGAAAAATAAAGATTCGGGATGAAATCTACACAGGGTTTCATCCCTTTTTGTTGAATTGATATTGTAAGATGAAAAAAGGAGAGGACGAACATGAAACAAATCATTGCCATGGGCGGTGGCGGCTTTTCGATGGAGCCGGAAAATCCATTACTAGATACCTATATTCTTAATCAGTCGGGCAAAAACAATCCTAAAATCTGCTTTATTCCAACCGCTAGTGGAGACTCGGACGATTATATTTCTAGATTTTACACCTTTTTTGAAAAACAAGAATGTCAGCCTTCTCACTTATCCTTGTTCAGACCACCAACAAGAGATTTAGAAAGTTTTATTTTAGAAAAAGATATTATTTATGTTGGTGGTGGTAATACGAAGAATCTACTAGTTCTATGGAAAGAGTGGGATCTTGATGTTATTTTTAAAAAAGCATGGGAACAAGGAATTCTTCTAGCGGGTGTTAGTGCTGGGTCTATCTGCTGGTTTGAAGAAGGTGTGACAGATTCCTATGGAGACCGTCTTGAGGCGTTGAAGTGCTTAGGGCTGCTAGAAGGAAGTAACTGTCCACATTATGATGGAGAAAAGGATCGGAGACCATCGTTTCAAGCATTTGTTGACTCTCGAAAAATAACCCCTGGACTCGCAGCAGACGATGGTGTAGCTTTTCATTTTATAGACAAAGAACTCCACAAAATCATTAGCTCTAGACCAAATGCCAAAGCGTATAAGGTCTACAATGAGAACGGAGTAAAAGAAGTAGAACTTGAAACTACGTATTTAGGAAGTTTATAGACCAATAAGGAAGGCTTAGAGAATGGGAATCTCTAAGCCTTTTTAAAAAGGGGGGGGAGTTTTTAAATTAAGCAAGCTTTTCCTTAATAGTACCAGTTGTACCTGTTTTATTATTTTTATTGATTTTGAAATTAGCTACTTTTCTTAAATATGGTAGTACGTAGAAGTCTGCACCATAGCGGCCAGCGTTAGCGCCTGCAGCTAGGATAATTACACCAAGTAAAACCATTTCCGGGTTTGTGCTCACAGTACCAGCGAACATGAACATGAAGTTCATCATGACTCCGAAGAATGCAGCGGCTGTAGTTAAGCAACCTAGTAATAATCCAAGACCTACAAGGAATTCGCCCCAAGGGATTAAGAAGTTGATTAGTCCCACATTCGGAAGCGCAAACCCTTCGATAAACGCGTTATACATTGGGTAGATGGCTTCTCCAGTTCCTTTATCTAGTACTGGGTTTGCAACTGCATTTCCAAGGTATCCATTTGCATCAAATCCACCAGTAATTTTTCCCCAACCAGCTGTCATCCAGCTCCAACCAAGATATATACGAATAAGTGCTAAAACTCCAGCTACGATACGATTTTCTCTTAAAAAGTTGTTAATCATTTTGACTCACTCCTTAAAGGATTTAATTTGTTTTATCTCTATGTCTAAATAATAAACCCTTGTGAAGAGTTTCACAATATACTTGTGAATTAGTTCACAATCTATTCAAAAAGGTTTGAACAATTTGTGTATAGGGGATAAAATGTATC
This window harbors:
- a CDS encoding spore coat protein, producing MNQQPLLQEKDIVYSYLADLKRSAREYTTACTESNCPEVRQVFQQLLQDTLNLQNQTYQLMSQQGWYNTSSSAANSEITKQIQTYQQTQMQTNQMVQSNLGMS
- a CDS encoding Dps family protein; the encoded protein is MQNQEEQGFSPDEFKLSKSGFDPAMPGHNNPHMDKMILRQEPRTAKKQGCGISLPYETRLEMGLQLDEHLCALNVALHQYTKHHWLTEGAESFGSLHHILDEHIEVTQKHIDDVGERVARLGVVPTAHPVTQHEISYIKHEAEGRYTMRDFLRNDLEHEIKIQGMLRKTIKRAHELNDFGTVQVLEEVLLKREDLGYHIWSLLEDDTLVRGMSHLLDQEGNIATNRHLNDNLN
- the yidC gene encoding membrane protein insertase YidC; translated protein: MKKIFGVLVLVSIFMLLTGCQQTTGSDVNLFHTYLVEPFIIAIESIAGVFNDNYGIAIIIITVVLRLVIMPFMLKQYRVQQEMKGKMESLKPEMQAIQEKLKESKDKAEQQQLQQDMFKLYQKHGVNPLNMGCLPILIQMPILMGLFYAISGSHEISTHSFLWFSLGQPDIMITAIAGVVYYLQFKVSQSTMPVEQQKQFKLIGLLSPIMIVIFSFTAPAALPLYWAVGGLFLILQTVVSRKMYASTIGKQPVIETAGEK
- a CDS encoding peptidase E is translated as MKQIIAMGGGGFSMEPENPLLDTYILNQSGKNNPKICFIPTASGDSDDYISRFYTFFEKQECQPSHLSLFRPPTRDLESFILEKDIIYVGGGNTKNLLVLWKEWDLDVIFKKAWEQGILLAGVSAGSICWFEEGVTDSYGDRLEALKCLGLLEGSNCPHYDGEKDRRPSFQAFVDSRKITPGLAADDGVAFHFIDKELHKIISSRPNAKAYKVYNENGVKEVELETTYLGSL
- a CDS encoding DoxX family membrane protein — translated: MINNFLRENRIVAGVLALIRIYLGWSWMTAGWGKITGGFDANGYLGNAVANPVLDKGTGEAIYPMYNAFIEGFALPNVGLINFLIPWGEFLVGLGLLLGCLTTAAAFFGVMMNFMFMFAGTVSTNPEMVLLGVIILAAGANAGRYGADFYVLPYLRKVANFKINKNNKTGTTGTIKEKLA